Genomic segment of Sarcophilus harrisii chromosome 4, mSarHar1.11, whole genome shotgun sequence:
AACATAAGCAAAATGGACATCAGGAGATCTAGCATCCCCACGGGGGAAGGTGTCTCCTGGATATTTAAAGTTGGGAGCAGTGGGGCAGGAGTGTTGTAATACAACTTTGAggaccccctcctcccccagccccaCACCTACATTAATGACCCGGTTCCCGGCAGCCACCCCTCCCTTCTTCGGTCAAAGCCAACTAATTGGGATGCAGCTGAAGTGAGAACCAAGGAACAAGGCCCCAGAAAAGCTCCCAAGGTAACCTGCCCGGTTCCCATTCCCAGCTCCTCCTACAGCAATCTGAGAAGGGAATTTCCCCCACCTGGCCCCAGGGGGGCCCAGggcagcaaaagcaaaaactgcaGAAAAGGGGGCCCTCCCCTCAGCTCCACCTCACCCACTCATCCCTTGGGAGTAACAAGCTCAGAAACAAGTAGCAAAGACGCCAACTAGGTGGATTCTTCTTGGGTCCCCTGAGGGATGTTAGGCTCGCGGTGGGGGGGGTGACgagagggggggggggtgggggtaaagTGTTCCGTGCTTGCTTGCAAAGCTGATGCGAAAGGGGATATACTCACGTTCTCAGGGGAAGCCTCGGTCCCGCCCCTTCTGCCGGATAGCTGGACCGGCTATGGAGAGGTCTGCCCTTCGAAGGGGGTGCGGGAGCCATGCAGGGTGGAGAAGGGGTAGGAGAGGGCAGCTCCAAGGTCTTAGGGACAAGAGAGACGGTAAGATCTGTCCTCCTTTCTCTGGACACCAGCCTTTTCCCTGGCTCTGAAGGCCCAGAAGACCATTTGTCCtcaatttcccccttctttcccctccccgcCGAGATTGTCAATTTACTCCCTGCGACCTTCTCCCTCCGACCCTCTCACTGGGAAGGGGGATAGATGagataatatagataaataatttcctttttacaaAAATGTGCAATTATTCTCCCCATcgtccccctcccctcctttcaaGGAGGGACCCGGTTGTTTCCTTCCCAAAGGGCAAAGGGGCATCTTTGTGAGCGGAAGGAGTTAAATGGCCAAGTTTCAGAGAAGACTGTTAATACAAAGGATGGGTGGGGTGGAGGAAAGCAGGTCCTTCCatcagctcccccccccccccccccccggtacccccccccccccccacctccattTCCAGCCTCTACTTGGcccacaccctccctgacttctccgGGCCCAAGCAGGGCGCCCGAGGCGCTTCCGGTGTGTCTCCCCTCCCCGGTCAGTCCTGTGCCAGGGCTCTAGCTTTCGGCCTAGGGGGTGACGTCCCACCCGGTCCGCCCCGGGGTGGGAGGGGTCCCGTCCCATCTCGCTGTACCCCTGCCCCCAGCCTCCTCCCTACTCTAGGTCGACTGTGCTGTCGGGGCTGGGGGCGGCCGGCCGCCTCCCGGGCGGACTCTTGCAGGAGCGGGGCTGGGCGGGGCCGGCGGCATCGGGGGGCTCCCGGGGCGGGGGCTTGCGGGGGCTGGCGCAGGTTGGGGGGGCGCTGTCCCGGCCCTTGGGTCGCGGAGGTCTGCGGGCGTTGAGGAAGAGGGCGGGGTCGGGCATGGGCTCGGGCTCGGCCTCGTCCAGCCTGCAGCCCAGCTCCCAGGCAGCCCAGTCCCTGGCGCCGCCCAGGACGCATGGCTCGGGGAGCAGCGACAAGGGCGGGGGCGGCCGGCGGGCGCGGGGGCCGCGTTTCCTGGCCCGGCCGCCGTCGGGCTGCGGAGCGCGGTCCCGGCCTCCTCCCGCGGGGGCCGCCCCCCCGGAGGCCGCGGCGCCCCCGACGGCggccgggccggggccggggccggggccggggacGGCGCGGGGCGGCCCGTGCAGCTTCTGGCCGGGCCGCGCGCAGCGGGAAGGCCAGGGAAGCGGCCGCCTCGCTCTGCTTCTGCAGCTCGGTGCCCAGCACGGTGGCCCGGTGGCTGCGGCGCCGCAGCTCCTCCAGGAAGCGGCGCTCCTTGCTGCGCAGGCTGGAGCGCAGCGCCCACACCAGCGCGTCCCGCTGCCGCAGCTCCCGCCGGAGCTCGCCGTTGCCTCGCTCCCGCGCCGCCAGCTGCTCCTCCAGCGCCCGGCACTTGGCCTCCAGCTGCCGCGACGCCTCCTCTGCGGGACGGGACGGGAGGGAGAGCTGAAGGGCGCCCGCCGGGCTACTCACGGACCCGGGGCCGGCCGGGCCCacgccgccccctcccccccaagcccGCCTTCGTTCTCTTCGCCTTTCCTCCCGTCGCTCACCCGGCCACCCCCGTTCCTTCCTTCAGTCACCCACCCCTCCTTTCTTCTGTTCACTCGCCCACCCACGCAGCATGCATTAGTAAGCCCACTGCTTAAAATATTTATGGAGCCGAGAGCAATGATGCAGTTGAATGAGGCCTGGCCGGGGAGTCGGAGGCCCTGGGCTCAAAGTCTGTCTctcttgctagttgtgtgaccctggacaagtcatttcccccGTGCCTCAGTATCCTCGTCcataaaatagggagaaaaatagcACTCACTTCCCAGGATGAGATCACacacacaaataagtaaatacatatTCATCTATGTATATGGGgtcttgcaaaccttaaaacactacatatgctagctatataaatactagcatCTACTACAGCTGCTACCACTAGCACATCAGGAGCAGGTCCGGTCCCCTCGTGGGGTCTCGGCTTTCTCCTCTCCAGTTGGACTAGGTAGTCTCACAGAGCCCTTCTCGCTCTAGATTTGCATGCCTTTGGGACTTGTGAacttgtttttgaaaatattttgataactttcaatagaattggttttctttataatgatGTTTTTAATCTCCAGCATTTCAAAACATGATTTTGACAAGGAGTCCTTGGGTTTCAATAGTTTGCTGCCAAAGGGATCtaggacacacacatacacacacacacacacacacacagagattaaATTCTGTAGAAGTAACTTAACAGCTGTGATTTTGTGCAAATCATTTTGCTCTTTTaagatttagtttcctcatctgtaaaatgggaagggagGACTTCATGACCTTGGACTTCCCTTCCAGCCCTAGATCAGTGAAGTTCCCACTCTGAGGAAAGGGCTGAAGCCTCAGAAAGCAGAGGAAACTATGAGCTCCCAGCGGGTTGTTTTCCTTAGaagtcatttcccccttttttggccTCTGTTCCctgttttataaaatgatgaggATCAACTAGCTGCTCTTTAAGGCCTCTTCCAGTTTGCTGTGTGTGGTTCTGTGACAGTTTCTGTCCTAGGgctttcaataaacatttaggaTTGGGTTCAAATTTCCCCCACCTTGGAGACTTACTCCTGGCTCCCAGAAAGTCCCTGTGACCCCACCTCTGGGTTTGTTATCCTCATAAGTGCTCATTAATCAAGAGCATAAGCACCGAGAAATAGGAGATGGAGTGCTGGGCTCCCACTCCAACCCAGACTTGTGACCCTGTGGGGTGGAGAGCAAATgacttcttcctctctctgggccttagGCAACTCCCAAGGTTTCAGCAGATGGATAAATCATGGCCAGATTGGGCATCTACGGTGGAGAGAGTTCCCTCACCAGAAGTTCCCATCCCAACAGATCTCATCATACTCAGGTGAGaagcaccccctccccccccatctaGCTTTAAGATGTTCCAAGGCCAGTGCCCACAATAGCCCCCGTGAAGGAGGGAGTTTTAAGTATTAGCATCATCCTCACAGAATGagtcaaggagcatttattaagtgcttactgtatgccaggaaCTGGGAGAAGtgaaaagacaaaactgaaacaatccctaccctcaaggagacAGCACATACACAAGTATATATGGAGCAAAGGCACTGTGTGTATATTTGGGGGGAGGTAAAGGGGGGAACGACAGTAGCTGGGGGAACCAGCTAAACTTTGAATGATAGTAGGGAGTAATGGGGACAGAGATGAGAAAGGGCTGCTTTTCAGTGGCAAGGGGCAACCAATGCAAAGATAGAGATGTCGTGTGTGTCAGGAATAGCGAGGAAGCCGGGCTGACTGAGCCCCCAGGGTGCACAGCTCTGGAGACTGGTATATATGCAATAAGTCTGGGAGATTTGGGTGGAGCCAGCTTGGCAAAGGCCATAAATGCCAGACGGGGAATTCTGGATCCTCACTTACAGTGAGGGAAAGTGCCTGCTCAGCTAAgcccaaccttctcattttatagatgaggacatgGGGCCCAAAAAGCctagacttgcccaaggtcacaggcAGGAAAATAGCCAAGATGATGCTCAAACCCAAGTTCTTGCAGCAGCCCCAACCATTACAGAGGGCAGAGGGCCTGGCTTCAAGTTTCTGCTTTTCAACTCAGAACCTGTcacttaagtcacttaatctttctgggaCTAAGTTTCTTTGGAAAAAAGGGCCTTGGGCTAAATGTCCCCCAAGGCCCTTTTAACCTAGAGCTATGATTCTACTTACTATCTCTGTAAGCTTGG
This window contains:
- the CCDC92B gene encoding LOW QUALITY PROTEIN: coiled-coil domain containing 92B (The sequence of the model RefSeq protein was modified relative to this genomic sequence to represent the inferred CDS: deleted 1 base in 1 codon), whose protein sequence is METTSLEHQIQSVQRHIAFLKKEQMELLRDLHLEILRLQKHCSELTRDLETKESQSDQQEEASRQLEAKCRALEEQLAARERGNGELRRELRQRDALVWALRSSLRSKERRFLEELRRRSHRATVLGTELQKQSEAAASLAFPLRAARPEAARAAPRRPRPRPRPGPAAVGGAAASGGAAPAGGGRDRAPQPDGGRARKRGPRARRPPPPLSLLPEPCVLGGARDWAAWELGCRLDEAEPEPMPDPALFLNARRPPRPKGRDSAPPTCASPRKPPPREPPDAAGPAQPRSCKSPPGRRPAAPSPDSTVDLE